One Micromonospora sp. WMMD812 genomic window carries:
- a CDS encoding M23 family metallopeptidase yields the protein MNDEAAPPHRRVRIGALSTALTVALALLCCTGGTAAFFLTELGGDAAEQMTPMSIECTGDFQVNVTGDMPRLADYGDSQLRNAARIIKVGQDMKVPPRGWVIAVATAMQESGLRNLANQTVAQSTDLPNEGVGADHDSVGLFQQRASWGSVAQRMNPEYAAGKFYEKLLTVPKWEELPLTVAAQEVQVSAYPDAYAKHETLAAHLVDALAGGAARTALIGGRHVCDAASGKEVAASGWTAPITGGVGSGFRTAERPGHDGVDIAADKGTPIHAAASGRVLVSRCDPDNGGHLSCDVDGYPDKGGCGWFVDILHAGGFITRYCHLVTEPRVEVGQQVKAGEVIGEVGSSGNSSGPHLHFEVHEDGDRSSGGAIDPVPFMRARGAPLKGAG from the coding sequence ATGAACGACGAGGCTGCTCCGCCGCACCGTCGGGTGCGGATCGGCGCGCTCTCCACCGCGCTCACCGTGGCACTTGCCCTGCTCTGCTGCACCGGAGGCACCGCCGCGTTCTTCCTCACCGAACTCGGCGGCGACGCGGCGGAGCAGATGACGCCGATGAGCATCGAGTGCACCGGGGACTTCCAGGTCAACGTGACCGGTGACATGCCCCGCCTCGCGGACTACGGGGACAGCCAGCTGCGCAACGCCGCCAGGATCATCAAGGTCGGGCAGGACATGAAGGTCCCGCCGCGGGGCTGGGTCATCGCCGTGGCGACCGCGATGCAGGAGTCCGGGCTGCGGAACCTGGCGAACCAGACTGTCGCACAGTCCACGGACCTCCCCAACGAGGGCGTGGGGGCCGATCACGACTCGGTCGGCCTCTTCCAGCAACGCGCCTCCTGGGGCAGCGTGGCGCAGCGGATGAATCCGGAGTACGCGGCCGGAAAGTTCTACGAGAAGCTGCTCACGGTGCCGAAATGGGAGGAGCTGCCGCTCACTGTCGCCGCGCAGGAGGTCCAGGTGAGCGCCTATCCGGACGCGTACGCGAAGCACGAGACGCTGGCCGCCCACCTCGTCGACGCCCTGGCCGGCGGCGCGGCCAGGACGGCGTTGATCGGCGGGCGGCACGTGTGCGACGCGGCGTCCGGGAAGGAGGTCGCGGCGTCCGGCTGGACCGCGCCGATCACCGGCGGCGTCGGCTCGGGATTCCGCACGGCCGAGCGACCGGGTCACGACGGGGTCGACATCGCCGCGGACAAGGGCACACCCATCCATGCCGCCGCATCCGGCCGGGTGCTGGTGTCGCGCTGCGACCCAGACAACGGTGGGCACCTGAGCTGCGACGTCGACGGCTACCCGGACAAGGGCGGCTGCGGCTGGTTCGTCGACATCCTCCACGCGGGCGGCTTCATCACCCGGTACTGCCACCTGGTCACCGAGCCGCGGGTCGAGGTGGGCCAGCAGGTCAAGGCCGGCGAGGTGATCGGCGAGGTCGGCAGCAGCGGCAACTCCTCCGGCCCGCACCTGCACTTCGAGGTACACGAGGACGGCGACCGGAGCAGTGGGGGCGCGATCGACCCGGTGCCGTTCATGCGGGCCCGTGGCGCGCCGCTCAAGGGTGCGGGATGA
- the ftsH gene encoding ATP-dependent zinc metalloprotease FtsH, giving the protein MERTRFFRRPVVWIILVILGAVVLSQLFTSGPSYHRVDTSVALDQLHTAKINKVVFQDKEQTLQLDLAQKAKFGDTTTDKIQAQFPYEVGNQVWNEVLEAKAANRVTGPADTKVSSDSIWVSLLVNLLPIVLLVLLLLFFMSQMQGGGSRVLNFGKSKAKMITKDTPKTTFADVAGAEEAVEELHEIKDFLQNPAKYQALGAKIPKGVLLFGPPGTGKTLLARAVAGEAGVPFYSISGSDFVEMFVGVGASRVRDLFEQAKANAPAIVFVDEIDAVGRHRGAGMGGGHDEREQTLNQLLVEMDGFDTKGGVILIAATNRPDILDPALLRPGRFDRQIPVDAPDMEGRKAILRVHAKGKPFTPDVDLDSVARRTPGFSGADLANVINEAALLTARKTQRAISNDSLEESIDRVIAGPQRRTRVMSDQEKKITAYHEGGHALVAWALPHAAPVHKVTILSRGRSLGHTLVLPTEDKYTQTRAEMIDTLAYALGGRAAEELVFHEPTTGAGNDIEKATQLARAMITQYGMSSKLGAIKYGTSGDEPFLGRNMGHERDYSDAVAAEIDGEMRALVELAHDEAWEILVEYRDVLDNIVLELMEKETLSTADMARICARVVKRPPLAPYNGFGKRQPSTEPPVLTPAEKEALKAQAQADGAQAGVGGTSSNNSDGTH; this is encoded by the coding sequence ATGGAACGTACGCGTTTCTTCCGCCGACCGGTGGTCTGGATCATCCTGGTCATCCTCGGCGCCGTTGTGCTCAGTCAGTTGTTCACCTCGGGTCCCAGTTACCACCGGGTGGACACTTCCGTTGCGCTTGACCAGCTTCACACCGCCAAGATCAATAAGGTCGTCTTCCAGGACAAGGAGCAGACGCTCCAGCTCGACCTGGCACAGAAGGCCAAGTTCGGCGACACCACGACCGACAAGATCCAGGCCCAGTTCCCGTACGAGGTGGGCAACCAGGTCTGGAACGAGGTCCTCGAGGCCAAGGCGGCCAACCGGGTCACCGGTCCCGCCGACACCAAGGTGTCGTCCGACAGCATCTGGGTGAGCCTGCTGGTCAACCTGCTCCCCATCGTGCTGCTCGTGCTCCTGCTGCTGTTCTTCATGTCGCAGATGCAGGGTGGCGGCTCCCGGGTGCTCAACTTCGGCAAGTCCAAGGCCAAGATGATCACCAAGGACACGCCGAAGACGACCTTCGCGGACGTCGCGGGCGCCGAGGAGGCGGTGGAGGAGCTCCACGAGATCAAGGACTTCCTCCAGAACCCGGCCAAATACCAGGCCCTGGGCGCCAAGATCCCGAAGGGCGTGCTGCTCTTCGGCCCGCCCGGTACCGGTAAGACGCTGCTGGCCCGCGCGGTCGCCGGCGAGGCCGGGGTTCCCTTCTACTCCATCTCCGGCTCCGACTTCGTCGAGATGTTCGTCGGTGTCGGCGCGAGCCGGGTCCGCGACCTGTTCGAGCAGGCCAAGGCGAACGCCCCGGCGATCGTCTTCGTCGACGAGATCGACGCCGTGGGTCGGCACCGTGGCGCCGGCATGGGCGGCGGCCACGACGAGCGGGAGCAGACCCTGAACCAGCTGCTCGTGGAGATGGACGGTTTCGACACCAAGGGCGGGGTCATCCTGATCGCCGCCACCAACCGGCCGGACATCCTCGACCCGGCGCTGCTGCGCCCGGGCCGGTTCGACCGGCAGATCCCGGTGGACGCCCCCGACATGGAGGGCCGCAAGGCCATCCTGCGGGTGCACGCCAAGGGCAAGCCGTTCACCCCCGACGTCGATCTCGACTCGGTGGCGCGGCGCACGCCGGGCTTCAGCGGTGCCGACCTGGCCAACGTGATCAACGAGGCCGCGTTGCTCACCGCCCGGAAGACCCAGCGGGCGATCTCCAACGACTCCCTCGAGGAGTCGATCGACCGGGTGATCGCCGGTCCGCAGCGCCGGACCCGGGTGATGAGCGACCAGGAGAAGAAGATCACCGCGTACCACGAGGGTGGACACGCGCTGGTCGCCTGGGCGTTGCCGCACGCCGCGCCGGTGCACAAGGTGACGATCCTGTCCCGTGGCCGCTCGCTGGGCCACACCCTGGTGCTGCCGACCGAGGACAAGTACACCCAGACCCGCGCCGAGATGATCGACACCCTGGCGTACGCGCTGGGCGGCCGGGCCGCGGAGGAGCTGGTCTTCCACGAGCCCACCACCGGTGCCGGCAACGACATCGAGAAGGCCACCCAGCTGGCCCGGGCGATGATCACGCAGTACGGCATGAGCTCCAAGCTCGGCGCGATCAAGTACGGCACCAGCGGGGACGAGCCGTTCCTGGGCCGCAACATGGGCCACGAGCGGGACTACTCCGACGCGGTGGCCGCCGAGATCGACGGCGAGATGCGGGCGCTGGTCGAGCTGGCCCACGACGAGGCCTGGGAGATCCTGGTGGAATACCGGGACGTCCTGGACAACATCGTGCTCGAGCTGATGGAGAAGGAGACCCTCTCCACGGCCGACATGGCCCGGATCTGCGCCCGGGTGGTCAAGCGTCCGCCGCTGGCGCCCTACAACGGGTTCGGCAAGCGTCAGCCCTCCACCGAGCCGCCGGTGCTCACTCCGGCGGAGAAGGAGGCGCTCAAGGCGCAGGCCCAGGCCGACGGCGCCCAGGCGGGGGTCGGCGGCACGTCGTCGAACAACTCGGACGGTACGCACTGA
- the folE gene encoding GTP cyclohydrolase I FolE, producing MAASATEPDGDDALDYIAARLINGKLTGGPVEDTVDLARIEKAVREILIAVGEDPDRDGLRQTPARVARAYAELFAGLRVDPAQVLSTTFEANHQELVLVRDIDVMSLCEHHLLPFRGSAHIGYIPGPDGRITGLSKLARLVEVFARRPQVQERLTSQIADLLMSKLSPSGVVVVLQCEHMCMAMRGIQKSGAQTITSAVRGTLQNDAKSRAEAMALILPR from the coding sequence CTGGCCGCCTCCGCGACCGAGCCCGACGGCGACGACGCGCTCGACTACATCGCCGCCCGACTGATCAACGGCAAGCTCACCGGCGGCCCGGTCGAGGACACCGTCGACCTGGCCCGGATCGAGAAGGCCGTCCGCGAGATCCTGATCGCGGTCGGAGAGGACCCCGACCGCGACGGGCTGCGGCAGACCCCGGCCCGGGTTGCCCGGGCGTACGCCGAGCTCTTCGCCGGCCTGCGGGTCGACCCGGCCCAGGTGCTCAGCACCACCTTCGAGGCCAACCACCAGGAGCTGGTGCTCGTCCGCGACATCGACGTGATGAGCCTCTGCGAGCACCACCTGCTCCCGTTCCGGGGCAGCGCGCACATCGGCTACATCCCCGGCCCCGACGGGCGGATCACCGGGCTGTCCAAGCTGGCCCGACTGGTCGAGGTCTTCGCCCGCCGGCCCCAGGTCCAGGAGCGACTCACCTCGCAGATCGCGGACCTGCTGATGAGCAAGCTCTCGCCGAGCGGCGTGGTGGTCGTGCTGCAGTGCGAGCACATGTGCATGGCGATGCGCGGCATCCAGAAGTCGGGCGCCCAGACGATCACCTCGGCGGTACGCGGCACCCTGCAGAACGACGCGAAGTCGCGGGCCGAGGCGATGGCCCTGATCCTGCCCCGCTGA
- a CDS encoding FtsK/SpoIIIE domain-containing protein, with the protein MDAVAGPKARTNRAAALHRRAAATAAAAADILDETRPVPADQRRQYELADRLRTVAALVAPGWSGAPLETLGPDAAPGEGPPPFVRVGTAAPLDDARFPALVPLLGSGHLSIDTDARDPRVAGLLRAVLLRSLGATPAGALLVRAVDATGTTLAPFAALADAGLLPPPAVDVPGLRAVLTEAEQWVAPGASGRRRHDRTLLLVVAVLPESTGLTDLARIEALAEQGPSAGLHLVVAGWAGPGPYGGRPPLPRATTLAMRNAYALLGDPPDASFGSPGADPPAGLNSPVLVEADPPVELVGTVCRRLAAQVEEGSRLALADLLPPTGDELWSAGSADGLTTTAGDAGGRPVPLGFTELTPHWLVSGRSDGGRAAFLTTALLGLAARYGPEELHLYLVDLGAGESFVEFLQTERDRSWVPQVRAAAMAADREYVRDLFDQLAAEVRRREEAGRRAGGQRFAELRQHRSLPRIVCVVDNLPLLFAERDRLAADTAVRLEALARSGRAHGVHLVLAGAGELGLAGRSDGGHRDSLLGQFPVRVALPGGSAVLEPTNDSAAGLPLGSAVVNTAGGLGGPRGAVRGHERLIRYPDPQDEPELVERLRHELWSARPEDAGPPVVFAGYARPLLRNDPRYRAAVAGQAHAPAALLGRAVDVARSTAAVPLGPAAGRNLAVLGPGPAAARLLVTAARSTAAHHPPGTARFVVAAPDSDCRSLAEALTADLAARHPATLVDLAGLTDVGDGDDLTYLVVFGLDRAGAQELAVERLRTLLQEGPPAGRHLLGWWRVVPPFAALLGPEDAVDKLAAVAAVDVPGAQLAAVFHRPVEWRPRPGRAVLWDGPDEQGLVLVPFAEEEGSA; encoded by the coding sequence GTGGACGCGGTGGCCGGTCCGAAGGCACGCACCAACCGCGCCGCCGCACTACACCGCCGCGCCGCCGCCACCGCGGCGGCCGCGGCCGACATCCTCGACGAGACCCGACCGGTCCCCGCCGACCAGCGTCGGCAGTACGAGCTGGCCGACCGGCTGCGCACGGTGGCGGCGTTGGTCGCCCCGGGCTGGTCCGGCGCTCCCCTGGAGACGCTCGGCCCCGACGCGGCGCCCGGTGAGGGTCCGCCGCCGTTCGTCCGGGTCGGCACCGCGGCGCCGCTGGACGACGCGCGTTTCCCCGCCCTGGTGCCGCTGCTCGGCTCCGGGCATCTCAGCATCGACACCGACGCCCGTGATCCGCGGGTGGCGGGCCTGCTCCGGGCCGTCCTGTTGCGGTCGCTGGGGGCGACGCCGGCGGGCGCGCTGCTGGTCCGCGCGGTGGACGCCACGGGCACGACGCTCGCTCCGTTCGCCGCGCTGGCCGACGCCGGCCTCCTCCCGCCGCCGGCGGTGGACGTGCCCGGGCTGCGGGCCGTGCTGACGGAGGCCGAGCAGTGGGTGGCCCCGGGGGCGAGTGGCCGCCGCCGGCACGACCGGACGTTGCTGCTGGTGGTCGCCGTGCTTCCCGAGTCGACCGGTCTCACCGACCTGGCCCGGATCGAGGCGTTGGCCGAGCAGGGCCCGTCGGCCGGGCTGCACCTGGTGGTCGCCGGCTGGGCGGGCCCTGGCCCGTACGGCGGCCGGCCCCCGCTGCCCCGGGCCACCACGCTCGCGATGCGCAACGCGTACGCGCTGCTCGGCGACCCGCCGGATGCCTCGTTCGGCAGCCCGGGCGCGGACCCGCCCGCGGGGCTGAACTCTCCGGTCCTCGTCGAGGCCGACCCGCCGGTCGAGTTGGTGGGCACGGTCTGTCGCCGGCTCGCGGCGCAGGTCGAGGAGGGTTCCCGACTGGCGCTGGCGGACCTGCTGCCACCGACCGGCGACGAGCTGTGGTCGGCGGGCTCGGCCGACGGGCTGACCACGACGGCGGGCGACGCCGGCGGCCGGCCGGTGCCGCTCGGGTTCACCGAGCTGACCCCGCACTGGCTGGTCAGCGGTCGGTCCGACGGGGGACGGGCGGCGTTCCTCACCACCGCGCTGCTCGGCCTGGCCGCCCGGTACGGCCCGGAGGAGCTGCACCTGTACCTGGTGGACCTCGGTGCCGGTGAGTCCTTCGTGGAGTTTCTCCAGACCGAGCGGGACCGGTCCTGGGTCCCGCAGGTGCGGGCCGCGGCGATGGCCGCCGACCGCGAGTACGTGCGGGACCTGTTCGACCAGCTGGCGGCCGAGGTTCGCCGGCGTGAAGAGGCGGGGCGGCGGGCCGGCGGCCAGCGCTTCGCCGAGCTGCGGCAGCACCGGTCGCTGCCCCGGATCGTCTGCGTGGTCGACAACCTGCCGCTGCTCTTCGCCGAGCGGGACCGGCTCGCCGCCGACACCGCGGTCCGGCTGGAGGCGCTGGCCCGATCCGGTCGCGCGCACGGCGTGCACCTGGTGCTGGCCGGCGCCGGCGAGCTGGGGTTGGCCGGCCGGTCGGACGGCGGGCACCGGGACTCGCTGCTCGGACAGTTCCCGGTCCGGGTGGCGCTGCCGGGCGGCAGCGCGGTGCTGGAGCCGACCAACGACTCGGCGGCCGGCCTGCCGTTGGGCAGCGCGGTGGTGAACACCGCCGGCGGCCTCGGTGGTCCGCGTGGCGCCGTCCGCGGGCATGAGCGGCTGATCCGCTACCCGGATCCGCAGGACGAGCCGGAGCTGGTGGAGCGGCTGCGGCACGAACTCTGGTCGGCCCGGCCGGAGGATGCCGGTCCGCCGGTGGTGTTCGCCGGTTACGCCCGACCGCTGCTGCGCAACGATCCGCGCTACCGCGCGGCGGTGGCCGGGCAGGCACACGCGCCGGCCGCCCTGCTGGGCCGGGCGGTGGACGTGGCGCGGTCGACGGCGGCCGTACCACTCGGGCCTGCGGCGGGCCGCAACCTGGCCGTCCTGGGTCCCGGTCCGGCGGCGGCCCGGCTGCTGGTCACCGCGGCGCGGAGCACCGCCGCGCACCACCCACCGGGCACCGCCCGGTTCGTGGTCGCCGCGCCTGACTCGGACTGCCGGTCGCTGGCCGAGGCGTTGACCGCCGACCTGGCGGCCCGGCACCCCGCGACGCTGGTCGACCTCGCGGGCCTGACCGACGTCGGAGACGGCGACGACCTCACCTACCTGGTGGTCTTCGGCCTGGACCGGGCCGGTGCGCAGGAGCTGGCGGTCGAGCGGCTCCGGACGCTGCTCCAGGAGGGGCCGCCGGCCGGGCGGCACCTGCTCGGCTGGTGGCGGGTGGTGCCACCGTTCGCCGCCCTGCTCGGCCCGGAGGACGCGGTGGACAAGCTCGCCGCCGTCGCGGCGGTGGACGTGCCAGGCGCCCAGCTCGCCGCGGTCTTCCACCGCCCGGTGGAGTGGCGGCCGCGGCCCGGCCGGGCAGTGCTGTGGGACGGCCCGGACGAGCAGGGCCTCGTCCTGGTGCCGTTCGCCGAGGAGGAGGGGTCGGCGTGA
- the hpt gene encoding hypoxanthine phosphoribosyltransferase — protein MADGSWYDADIDHVIISEAQIREKTAELAKQVSADYAHVDDGLLLVCVLKGAVMFMADFARALGRHGPAAELEFMAVSSYGQGTTSSGVVRILKDLDRDIAGRHVVVVEDIVDSGLTLSWLLRYLESRSAASVEVVALFRKPDAVKVQVPVKYVGFDIPTEFVVGYGLDFGERYRELPYVGVLKPEVYARS, from the coding sequence ATGGCTGACGGCTCCTGGTACGACGCCGACATCGACCACGTGATCATCTCGGAAGCGCAGATCCGCGAGAAGACGGCGGAACTGGCCAAGCAGGTCTCGGCGGACTACGCCCACGTCGACGACGGACTCCTGCTGGTGTGCGTGCTCAAGGGCGCGGTGATGTTCATGGCCGACTTCGCCCGGGCGCTCGGGCGGCACGGGCCCGCCGCCGAACTGGAGTTCATGGCCGTCTCCTCCTACGGACAGGGCACCACCTCCTCGGGCGTGGTCCGCATCCTCAAGGACCTGGACCGCGACATCGCCGGCCGGCACGTCGTAGTCGTCGAGGACATCGTCGACTCCGGTCTCACCCTGTCCTGGCTGCTCCGCTACCTGGAGTCCCGCTCGGCGGCGAGCGTCGAGGTGGTCGCGCTCTTCCGCAAGCCGGACGCCGTCAAGGTCCAGGTCCCGGTGAAGTACGTCGGCTTCGACATCCCGACCGAGTTCGTCGTCGGCTACGGGCTGGACTTCGGCGAGCGGTACCGGGAGCTGCCCTACGTCGGCGTGCTCAAGCCCGAGGTCTACGCCCGCTCCTGA
- a CDS encoding MFS transporter: MARARARIMSFLLALGVLAGATIAWPLIGATPAAAAPVVTQAQAELCTTAEWQADFRACVKKLQQVAESEANCWKPPTPTAPDSGLAGWFASRPESSKQPGPKGYYSDYGYAGYSYTTYRVDGGCASSVMHPDYKFSNTVANGEFMVATAIVGASNALRERAWDPRSMWSWADPLVEQATKAVYQKVFSVFGIVTLCVVGLYLLWRSRQSDMSNAMTTAGWALLVMVAVTALAAWPVKSANIADGTLITTLGVVHDAVGPATRDTPPGQCDDPNPEACKDHRPPAVRASDTATEAMLYRNWLRGALGSADSETAKKYGPALYDAKSLTWEEAESIRANPATRDVIIKAKQQQWMTIAEQVKREDPEAYEYLQGVRDMDRVGAGFIAVLAALLFAMFDLTASLLVLLGFLIFRWAVIAAPILGTVGLLRPASAGLRRLANAVVAAVFNIAIFGTGAAIYLFAVDLIMSTPTLPGWLQVVLVWLCGVVGWLLLRPYRRITQLGGKDSSEAVSSAGSWHRRFFRDMRAAARLDVAEPGGTAEPALGRRKAVVAEQTTLRPEARHEDPVHADPKTTDRQRPDGREPSTEPEERAGAPRPTTPRPRRRQPASWTEPDVPEESPSFVVYRPGSVESTPDRPRPRIRSEAR; this comes from the coding sequence ATGGCGAGGGCCCGGGCACGGATCATGTCGTTCCTGCTCGCGCTCGGCGTACTCGCCGGGGCCACCATCGCCTGGCCGCTGATCGGGGCGACACCGGCGGCGGCCGCCCCGGTGGTGACGCAGGCACAGGCCGAGCTGTGCACGACCGCGGAATGGCAGGCCGACTTCCGCGCCTGCGTCAAGAAGCTCCAACAGGTCGCCGAGTCCGAGGCGAACTGCTGGAAGCCGCCGACCCCGACCGCACCGGATTCCGGGCTCGCCGGATGGTTCGCCTCGCGTCCGGAGTCCTCGAAGCAGCCCGGCCCGAAGGGCTACTACAGCGACTACGGCTACGCCGGTTACAGCTACACCACCTATCGGGTCGACGGTGGATGCGCCTCCTCCGTGATGCACCCGGACTACAAGTTCAGCAACACGGTCGCCAACGGCGAGTTCATGGTCGCCACGGCGATCGTCGGCGCGTCGAACGCCCTGCGGGAGCGCGCCTGGGACCCCCGGTCGATGTGGAGCTGGGCCGACCCGCTGGTGGAGCAGGCGACCAAGGCGGTCTACCAGAAGGTGTTCAGCGTCTTCGGGATCGTCACGCTCTGCGTGGTCGGCCTCTACCTGCTCTGGCGGTCACGCCAGTCGGACATGAGCAACGCCATGACCACCGCGGGTTGGGCCCTGCTGGTGATGGTGGCGGTGACCGCCCTGGCGGCATGGCCGGTGAAGTCGGCCAACATCGCGGACGGCACTCTCATCACCACTCTCGGAGTGGTGCACGATGCCGTCGGCCCGGCAACGCGTGACACGCCGCCCGGCCAATGTGACGACCCAAATCCAGAGGCTTGCAAGGACCATCGCCCGCCTGCCGTCCGCGCCAGCGACACAGCCACCGAAGCAATGCTGTACCGAAACTGGCTACGCGGTGCGCTGGGCTCGGCCGACAGCGAGACCGCCAAGAAATATGGTCCTGCGCTTTACGACGCGAAGTCGCTGACCTGGGAAGAAGCGGAGTCCATCCGCGCGAACCCCGCTACTCGCGACGTGATCATCAAAGCCAAGCAGCAGCAGTGGATGACCATCGCCGAGCAGGTCAAGCGGGAGGACCCGGAGGCGTACGAGTACCTCCAGGGCGTCCGGGACATGGACCGGGTGGGCGCCGGCTTCATCGCGGTGCTGGCGGCGCTGCTCTTCGCCATGTTCGACCTGACCGCTTCGCTCCTGGTGCTGCTCGGCTTCCTGATCTTCCGGTGGGCGGTGATCGCGGCGCCGATCCTCGGCACGGTCGGTCTGCTCCGGCCGGCGAGCGCCGGCCTGCGCCGACTGGCGAACGCCGTGGTCGCCGCGGTCTTCAACATCGCCATCTTCGGCACCGGCGCCGCGATCTACCTGTTCGCGGTGGACCTGATCATGAGCACACCGACGCTGCCCGGCTGGCTCCAGGTGGTGCTGGTCTGGCTCTGCGGGGTGGTCGGCTGGCTGTTGCTGCGCCCCTACCGCCGGATCACCCAGCTCGGTGGAAAGGACAGCAGCGAGGCGGTCAGCTCCGCGGGCTCCTGGCACCGGCGCTTCTTCCGCGACATGCGCGCCGCCGCGCGCCTGGACGTGGCCGAGCCCGGGGGCACAGCCGAGCCTGCCCTGGGCCGCCGCAAGGCGGTCGTCGCGGAGCAGACGACCCTGCGGCCGGAGGCCCGGCACGAGGACCCCGTGCACGCGGACCCGAAGACCACCGACCGTCAGCGGCCGGACGGTCGTGAACCCTCGACGGAGCCCGAGGAGCGCGCGGGCGCGCCCCGCCCCACCACGCCGCGGCCACGCCGCCGGCAGCCGGCCAGCTGGACGGAGCCGGACGTCCCGGAGGAGAGCCCGTCCTTCGTCGTCTACCGACCGGGCTCGGTCGAGAGCACACCCGACCGACCCAGGCCGCGGATCCGTTCCGAGGCGCGGTGA